A DNA window from Kitasatospora atroaurantiaca contains the following coding sequences:
- a CDS encoding C1 family peptidase, whose product MTYSDSAAQNHRILNCVPSRDTDRDWQPRHAVEAGLLAEAPAAAPSHVDLREPWWHIGNQESTGSCVGWATADSVLRWCFVKAHRLRQDDPLSVRYVWMASKETDQFISQPTTFVEEAGTSLKAALDVARKFGVVRDAELPFKPPPLLFPGSTAGFYARAAQRRVAAYFNLGRNLDEWRRWLASGSGPILVRLDVDRTWDDARDTDGNLDVYKQETVRGGHAVALVGYTADRRFIVRNSWGTDWGRDGYGFASEGYAQQAFTEAYGVSV is encoded by the coding sequence GACTGGCAGCCCCGCCACGCCGTCGAGGCGGGGCTGCTGGCGGAAGCGCCCGCGGCGGCCCCGAGCCACGTGGATCTCCGAGAGCCCTGGTGGCATATCGGCAACCAGGAGTCCACGGGCTCCTGCGTGGGGTGGGCGACCGCCGACTCCGTCCTTCGCTGGTGCTTCGTCAAGGCCCACCGGCTGCGCCAGGATGATCCTCTGTCGGTCCGCTACGTCTGGATGGCCTCCAAGGAGACCGACCAGTTCATCAGTCAGCCGACGACCTTCGTCGAGGAGGCGGGCACCAGCCTGAAGGCGGCTCTCGACGTCGCCCGGAAGTTCGGGGTGGTACGCGACGCGGAACTGCCGTTCAAGCCCCCTCCGCTGCTGTTTCCCGGGTCCACGGCCGGTTTCTATGCCCGTGCCGCGCAGCGGCGGGTGGCCGCGTACTTCAACCTGGGCCGGAATCTGGACGAGTGGCGCAGATGGCTGGCATCCGGCAGTGGCCCGATCCTGGTCCGACTCGACGTCGACCGGACCTGGGACGACGCGCGCGACACGGACGGCAACCTCGACGTCTACAAGCAGGAGACCGTCCGGGGCGGCCATGCCGTCGCCCTCGTGGGGTACACCGCCGACCGGCGTTTCATCGTCCGGAACAGCTGGGGCACCGACTGGGGGCGTGACGGCTACGGCTTCGCGTCGGAGGGGTACGCGCAGCAGGCGTTCACCGAGGCCTACGGCGTGTCCGTCTGA